One window from the genome of Spiractinospora alimapuensis encodes:
- a CDS encoding sugar ABC transporter ATP-binding protein, protein MTNASRGASANDAPNPPLLRMEGIGKSFLGVNVLTAVDLELRGGEVHALVGENGAGKSTLMKILAGVHQPDAGRVVLDGAGVRFAHPVDAQAAGVSTVFQEFNLLPERTVAENVFLGREPLRRGVVDARRMQADTAQLLDDLEIPGIAPTVKVGTLSIAEQQIVEIVKALSADARILSMDEPTAALADAEVEVLYRLVHRLRARGMAILYVSHRLKEIFDLADTVTVLKDGQRVGSLTPATTTPEELIRQMVGRPVSTVFPDKPPRSEEPPVRLRIRGAGNRQLDGITLDLGGGEVVGVAGLQGSGRTELAHALFGLERFTRGTVELDGAPVTLTSPRTAIGAGVAMVAEDRKAQGLALNQSVIANARLVLDSVFGTQSNRRARQIPGILSSLELVSRGEQQEVRFLSGGNQQKVVLAKWLATDPTVILLDEPTRGIDVGAKQAVYRAIQELASTGVAILLISSELPEILGLADRIVVLHDGRIAGELPAGVDEEAVMALATGHSAAAPPTADALGVGDDAGPDHAEGRDAGVASPGRTDARGEPPSERADGPESDQ, encoded by the coding sequence ATGACGAACGCGTCGCGCGGTGCGTCCGCGAACGACGCACCCAACCCTCCACTGCTGCGCATGGAGGGCATCGGAAAGTCCTTCCTCGGAGTCAACGTCCTGACAGCGGTGGACCTGGAGCTACGCGGGGGCGAGGTGCACGCGCTGGTCGGTGAGAACGGTGCCGGCAAGTCCACGCTCATGAAGATCCTCGCCGGAGTGCACCAGCCCGACGCGGGACGCGTGGTGCTCGACGGCGCGGGTGTGCGATTCGCGCATCCCGTCGACGCGCAGGCGGCCGGGGTGTCCACGGTCTTCCAGGAGTTCAACCTGCTGCCCGAGCGGACGGTCGCGGAGAACGTGTTCCTCGGCCGGGAGCCGTTGCGGCGTGGCGTCGTCGACGCCCGACGGATGCAGGCCGACACCGCCCAGCTCCTGGACGACCTCGAAATCCCCGGGATCGCCCCCACCGTGAAGGTGGGGACCCTGTCCATCGCCGAGCAACAGATCGTGGAGATCGTCAAGGCCCTGTCGGCGGATGCCCGTATCCTCTCCATGGACGAACCCACCGCCGCGCTCGCCGACGCCGAGGTCGAGGTCCTCTACCGCCTCGTGCACCGACTGCGCGCGCGCGGGATGGCGATCCTGTACGTCTCCCACCGGCTCAAGGAGATCTTCGACCTGGCCGACACGGTCACCGTGCTGAAGGACGGCCAGCGGGTCGGCTCCCTCACCCCCGCGACGACCACCCCGGAAGAGCTCATCCGCCAGATGGTGGGCCGTCCCGTCAGTACGGTCTTCCCGGACAAGCCGCCCAGGTCCGAGGAGCCGCCCGTGCGGCTCCGGATCCGCGGGGCGGGAAACCGACAGCTCGACGGGATCACGCTGGACCTCGGCGGCGGCGAGGTCGTGGGCGTCGCCGGCCTGCAGGGCAGTGGCCGCACAGAACTCGCCCACGCCCTCTTCGGTCTCGAACGCTTCACCCGGGGCACCGTGGAACTGGACGGCGCCCCCGTCACGTTGACCTCGCCCCGCACGGCCATCGGGGCCGGTGTGGCCATGGTCGCCGAGGACCGCAAGGCGCAGGGGCTGGCGCTGAACCAGTCCGTCATCGCCAACGCCCGCCTCGTCCTGGACAGCGTGTTCGGCACCCAGTCCAACCGCCGCGCCCGCCAGATCCCCGGAATCCTGTCCAGCCTGGAACTGGTGTCCCGGGGGGAGCAGCAGGAGGTGCGGTTCCTGTCCGGCGGCAACCAGCAGAAGGTGGTGCTCGCCAAGTGGCTCGCCACCGACCCCACGGTCATCCTGCTCGACGAGCCGACGCGCGGGATCGACGTCGGCGCCAAACAGGCCGTCTACCGGGCGATCCAGGAGCTCGCGAGTACCGGGGTGGCGATCCTGCTCATCTCCTCGGAGCTGCCGGAGATCCTCGGCCTCGCCGACCGCATCGTCGTCCTTCACGACGGCCGGATCGCCGGCGAGCTCCCCGCCGGAGTGGATGAGGAGGCGGTGATGGCCCTGGCCACGGGGCACAGCGCCGCGGCGCCGCCGACGGCGGACGCGCTCGGCGTCGGTGACGACGCCGGTCCCGACCACGCCGAGGGCCGCGATGCCGGAGTGGCCTCCCCGGGCCGCACCGACGCACGCGGCGAACCCCCCTCCGAGAGGGCCGACGGGCCGGAGAGTGACCAGTGA
- a CDS encoding Gfo/Idh/MocA family protein, with amino-acid sequence MGFTTGPVIRDTTDAAPRPHGYRAAVIGTGFMGRVHSHAVRAAGGTVVGVAGSSPSKAEEAAVRTGAERAFADPDTLIADPNVDVVHVCTPNHLHEDFSVRALAAGKHVVCEKPLTTDTASAERMERAAADSGRITAVPFVYRFHPMVREARALVRRGGLGRLVLAHGGYFQDWLLRPSESNWRVDPSIGGPLRAFGDIGSHFCDLLEFVSGHRIRSLNAQTSRINDHRGEGEEAVTTEDLVTLQYVTDHGLVGTAVISQVSAGRKNRLLLEISGAEATLSFDQEQPELLWIGQEAQNTVRMRDPATLSPDAARLAHVPSGHPQGYQDCFNNFAADVDAATRGTAPEGLPTFADGLRGARIADAVLASATENTWVDVP; translated from the coding sequence ATGGGATTCACCACAGGCCCCGTGATCCGGGACACGACCGACGCCGCACCACGACCACACGGATACCGCGCCGCCGTCATCGGAACCGGGTTCATGGGGCGGGTCCACAGTCACGCTGTGCGCGCGGCGGGGGGCACCGTGGTCGGTGTCGCCGGGTCCAGTCCCAGCAAGGCCGAAGAGGCCGCGGTTCGCACGGGAGCCGAACGCGCCTTCGCCGACCCCGACACCCTGATCGCCGACCCCAACGTGGACGTCGTTCACGTGTGCACCCCGAACCACCTCCACGAGGACTTCAGCGTCCGCGCCCTGGCCGCCGGCAAACACGTCGTCTGCGAGAAGCCGCTCACCACTGACACCGCCTCCGCGGAACGAATGGAGCGCGCCGCCGCCGACAGCGGTCGGATCACCGCGGTGCCGTTCGTGTACCGGTTCCACCCCATGGTCCGCGAGGCGCGCGCCCTGGTGCGTCGAGGCGGACTGGGACGCCTGGTGCTCGCGCACGGGGGCTACTTCCAGGACTGGCTCCTGCGCCCCTCGGAGAGCAACTGGCGGGTCGACCCCAGCATCGGCGGACCGCTGCGCGCCTTCGGCGACATCGGATCACACTTCTGCGACCTGCTGGAGTTCGTCAGCGGGCACCGCATCCGGTCACTCAACGCCCAGACCAGCCGCATCAACGACCACCGTGGCGAGGGCGAGGAGGCGGTCACCACCGAGGACCTCGTGACCCTGCAGTACGTCACCGACCACGGCCTCGTGGGCACCGCCGTGATCAGCCAGGTCTCCGCCGGACGCAAGAACCGCCTGCTGCTGGAGATCTCCGGAGCCGAGGCCACGCTCTCCTTCGACCAGGAACAGCCCGAACTGCTGTGGATCGGCCAGGAAGCGCAGAACACGGTCCGGATGCGCGACCCCGCGACACTCAGCCCCGACGCGGCGCGGCTCGCGCACGTCCCCTCGGGGCACCCGCAGGGCTACCAGGACTGCTTCAACAACTTCGCCGCCGACGTCGACGCCGCCACGAGGGGGACCGCCCCCGAGGGGCTCCCCACCTTCGCCGACGGTCTGCGCGGGGCCCGAATCGCCGACGCGGTCCTCGCCTCGGCGACGGAGAACACCTGGGTGGACGTGCCATGA
- a CDS encoding ROK family transcriptional regulator produces the protein MTQDATALSRPPSGQAPTGTLGAGTLLRMLRDGKPRTRSELASMTGMARSTLTQRVDALLASGLIQPAGEAASSGGRPPTTFAFAPSARIVLAADLGATHARLGVTDLSGRILAETSADVAIDLGPTTVLDWVIDNGRALIAEIGRTPEELLGVGLGLPGPVEHSTGRAINPPIMPGWDGFDVPAYVGAQLPGSVFVDNDVNIMALGEYFSQWSDVRHLLYVKVATGIGCGIITDGTVYRGAQGAAGDMGHIQVSDGGGILCRCGNTDCLEAVASGPAIATKLTQAGIAADTALDVVHLARAGTPSLTPLLRDAGRDIGEVLAASVNLLNPGIVVVGGAMILAGDHLLAGIREVIYQRSLPLATQNLRIVAARTGEGAGVIGAATMVIEYRLGPDRVDALVGT, from the coding sequence GTGACACAAGATGCGACAGCGCTGTCGCGACCGCCGTCGGGGCAGGCGCCAACGGGGACTCTCGGCGCCGGCACCCTGCTGCGGATGCTGCGCGACGGCAAGCCCCGCACCCGTTCCGAACTGGCCTCGATGACGGGCATGGCCCGGTCCACCCTCACCCAACGGGTGGACGCGCTCCTCGCCAGCGGCCTGATCCAACCGGCGGGTGAGGCGGCCTCCAGCGGCGGCCGGCCGCCCACCACCTTCGCGTTCGCCCCCTCCGCCCGGATCGTGCTCGCCGCCGACCTGGGAGCCACCCACGCCCGGCTCGGCGTCACCGACCTGTCGGGGCGAATCCTGGCCGAGACCAGCGCCGACGTCGCGATCGACCTCGGCCCCACCACCGTCCTGGACTGGGTCATCGACAACGGCCGCGCCCTGATCGCCGAGATCGGCCGTACTCCGGAGGAGCTGCTGGGGGTCGGGCTCGGCCTTCCCGGACCCGTGGAGCATTCCACCGGGCGGGCGATCAACCCGCCGATCATGCCGGGCTGGGACGGCTTCGACGTTCCCGCCTACGTGGGAGCCCAGCTCCCCGGGTCGGTCTTCGTCGACAACGACGTGAACATCATGGCCCTGGGTGAGTACTTCTCCCAGTGGAGCGACGTGCGGCACCTGCTCTACGTCAAGGTGGCCACCGGCATCGGCTGCGGCATCATCACCGACGGCACCGTCTACCGCGGCGCCCAGGGAGCCGCGGGCGACATGGGACACATCCAGGTCTCCGACGGCGGAGGCATCCTCTGCCGCTGCGGAAACACCGACTGCCTCGAAGCCGTCGCCAGCGGACCCGCCATCGCCACGAAGCTCACCCAGGCCGGGATCGCGGCCGACACCGCGCTCGACGTCGTCCACCTCGCCCGCGCCGGCACCCCGTCCCTCACCCCGCTGCTACGGGACGCGGGCCGCGACATCGGCGAGGTTCTGGCCGCCTCGGTCAACCTGCTCAACCCGGGAATCGTCGTCGTCGGCGGCGCGATGATCCTCGCCGGCGACCACCTCCTCGCCGGAATCCGCGAGGTCATCTACCAACGCTCCCTCCCCCTGGCCACCCAGAACCTCCGCATCGTCGCGGCCCGAACCGGGGAGGGCGCGGGAGTCATCGGCGCCGCCACCATGGTGATCGAGTACCGTCTCGGCCCGGACCGCGTCGACGCCCTCGTGGGCACCTGA